GGAGATGCTACCATGGCACTCTTCCATAGAGCGGAAGACGCGTTGAATGCCGGTTTGGAAATGTTGGAGGTATTGGAAGAATGGAATACATTTCTGGCCCAAGGAAACCGTTCCCCGATTCGAATAGGGATCGGAATTCATACGGGCCCTGTCATTTTAGGAACCGTTGGAACGGAATCCAGAATGAACACTACTGTCATCGGTGATACTGTGAATGTAGCGGCCCGTCTGGAGAAGCTCACCAAACAAGCGAAAACTCCTCTTTTGTTCACCGAATCAACCTATCGCGAAATCAATCCGGAAGGAAAGTCGGTTCAAAGAATCGGCAAATCTATGTTACGTGGTAGATCCCAATACACCACAGTTTATACCGCAAAACTTACTGTTTAATCCGTAAGCCCTGTCTCGATATTTATAGTCCCGCTCAAGATCTTATGCACGGGGCAGGCATTCGCCACTTGCAATAATCTTTCTCTTTGCGCCGGGGTCAAATCTCCGATCAATTTGATATTGCGAATGATTTTGGTTTGGTCGGGAGCTGTTTTTTCCAGATTGAGAGAAACTTCCACCGCATCCAAAGGCATTTCTTTTCGATCAGCATACATCCGTACGGTGATCGAAGTGCAGGAACCGAGTGCAGCGACCAGAATTTGTGTAGGAGCGGGACCTAAGTTCGTTCCACCGGCTTCAGCCGATTCATCGGCCGTCCATCGGTGGCTGCCGGTGTCAATGGAAGTTGCATACTTTGTTTTTTCCGTTCGAACGATGATATCTTTTGCGAATGAGTTGGCCATATCTTATTTCCCGAAGACGGATCACAGAAAACAAGAATTATTTTAAAGTTAGCTACTTAATCTTTGCACTTCCGACATCGCACGTTCCCGATTGGCAAGCATTGCTTTTTCCACGAGTTTTCTTTGGTTTTCAAATTCAGTTTCATTCATCTCTCGTGGAATATAAATGGGATCTCCGTAGGAAATAACAAAGGTGGTGAATGGTTTGGGAACTCTATGTCTATCCCAAGCCTTTTCCAGAATCCACTGCCTCGTACATTCATAATGAAAAGGAACAATGGGAGCTTGAGTGATTTGTGCCGCGGCGATTAACCCCGGTTGCACGATGAGTGCCGGGCCTCTGGGTCCGTCCGGAGTGAACGCGGCGGAAAGTCCTTTCTTGAGATGAACGATCACCGCTTTCAAAGCTTTGGATCCGCCTCTGGAAGAACTTCCCCGAATGCTGGTATTTCCGAATCTCAATACAACCTGGTTGATAAAATCACCGTCTTTGGATTCGGAAATAAGAACTCCTACGTTTTTGCCTCTATGCAGATAAGGGGAATATAATACATTTGTATGCCAAATGGATAGAATCAAAGGAGATTTTTTTGCAACTAACAAATCATAGGGTTCTTTTCCGATTTCTTTGAATCGGGAAGTAAATCCTATGCATCTTTGCAAAAAACAAACGATAAGAGGAAGTAACCAGACCAGGAATTTTCGTTTCATAGAATATTTTTTAAATTTTAAGAGTGAGTTTTTTTATTCTGCATTTTGAATCCTATAAATGCAAGCTTTTGAAATGGCGGTGCTGTCGATAAGATAAGCGCGGGAATCACGAATCCAGCGGTCATATACATCGGTTCCTTTTAACTTTCCGAGTGATCTCTCATACAATAGACTACAAAGATATCTTGCAGTGATGATCATTAGATTTTCCGCAACTTTTTCACGAACATCTTCTTCGGGTATATTTCGAAAACCCACCACAGCTTCTTCAAATATATTGGATTGCTCTTGTAAAAAAACCGATGGAGATTCGATTTCTTTTCTGATCCTATCTATATATTTTCTAAAATTTCCATCCGAAGTCATTCCCGAGGCAATGGCTCCCGAAGCAATTCTCACATGGATCTGGCTTGTTCCTTCGTAGATGGTATTGATCCTGGAATCCCTGAACATTCTCGCGACATCGTAATCTTCCGTATAACCTGCACCACCGTGAATTTGAATCGCAAGATATGCACATCGATGTGCTTCTTCGGAACAATGGTATTTTACAATCGGAGTGAGAATCGAAGCGAGATTCCCCCAGGTCTTGACTCTTTCGTCCTTTCGAATTTCTCTATCTTCTTTGTTTGATTTCTCCAATCGAATTTGGTGGTGCTGGTACATATCCACTACGTATGCAGTTTCAAATGTAAGAAGTCTCATCGCGTTCACTTCTCTTTGAATCTTATGAATCATTTCTGCGACTGCAGGGATTTCAGAAATCGGTTTCCCAAATTGAATTCTTTCATTCGCATATTTTTTGCATTCATAGAATCCACCGGCCCCGCCACCAGGTCCACCGGCGGCACTTCCCAACCGCATGAAATTTGTCATCCCGGTTGTATATTTTGTGAGACCGAGTCCTTCTTCTCCGAGAATTTCTCCGAAAGTATTTTCATAAACAATCTCGCAAGTAGGAGAAGCATGGATCCCCATCTTTGTTTCGATTCCTGCAACGGATATATCCGAACTTTTTACCAAAAACACGGAAAGACCGCGGGCTCCGTTTTGTTTTCCGGTTCGGGCAAGAGTGAGTAAGCTGGATGGATAAGGCCCAAGCCCGCATCCTTGTGAGATAAAACGTTTTGTTCCGTTGATACGATAAGTTCCATCTTCCATTTTTGTTGCGGTTGTGCGGACATTGTTCAGATCCGATCCGAAATCCGGTTCGGTAAGTGCCATTGCAAAAAGAGACTCACCTAATGCTGCTTTTGCGGCAAATCCTTCAATCTGTTCCTTTGTTCCGAATCGGGAGACGATCTGTGCAAGATTCAAAAGCGTAATAGTCATACAAAAGGAAACATCCCCTCTTGCCATGATCATTACAAAGAATGCACCTACCGTTGCCGGAAATCCCAGTCCACCGGCTTCTCTAGAAATGGAATAAGGCATAAGACCCGTATCCCGAAATTTTTCATATATTGAAATTGTTTCTTTGGGAAAAATCACGGTTCCATTTTCATAACGTAAATG
The nucleotide sequence above comes from Leptospira kobayashii. Encoded proteins:
- a CDS encoding lysophospholipid acyltransferase family protein produces the protein MKRKFLVWLLPLIVCFLQRCIGFTSRFKEIGKEPYDLLVAKKSPLILSIWHTNVLYSPYLHRGKNVGVLISESKDGDFINQVVLRFGNTSIRGSSSRGGSKALKAVIVHLKKGLSAAFTPDGPRGPALIVQPGLIAAAQITQAPIVPFHYECTRQWILEKAWDRHRVPKPFTTFVISYGDPIYIPREMNETEFENQRKLVEKAMLANRERAMSEVQRLSS
- a CDS encoding acyl-CoA dehydrogenase family protein — encoded protein: MISNNYFSDDEDLKVFFEHLIDWPSIIESTEGKDFADHEIYKQTGNPRFEMAPSNVKEAIELYRSSLESLGEFFGKEVSQVSQAMDRNHLRYENGTVIFPKETISIYEKFRDTGLMPYSISREAGGLGFPATVGAFFVMIMARGDVSFCMTITLLNLAQIVSRFGTKEQIEGFAAKAALGESLFAMALTEPDFGSDLNNVRTTATKMEDGTYRINGTKRFISQGCGLGPYPSSLLTLARTGKQNGARGLSVFLVKSSDISVAGIETKMGIHASPTCEIVYENTFGEILGEEGLGLTKYTTGMTNFMRLGSAAGGPGGGAGGFYECKKYANERIQFGKPISEIPAVAEMIHKIQREVNAMRLLTFETAYVVDMYQHHQIRLEKSNKEDREIRKDERVKTWGNLASILTPIVKYHCSEEAHRCAYLAIQIHGGAGYTEDYDVARMFRDSRINTIYEGTSQIHVRIASGAIASGMTSDGNFRKYIDRIRKEIESPSVFLQEQSNIFEEAVVGFRNIPEEDVREKVAENLMIITARYLCSLLYERSLGKLKGTDVYDRWIRDSRAYLIDSTAISKACIYRIQNAE
- a CDS encoding OsmC family protein, with the translated sequence MANSFAKDIIVRTEKTKYATSIDTGSHRWTADESAEAGGTNLGPAPTQILVAALGSCTSITVRMYADRKEMPLDAVEVSLNLEKTAPDQTKIIRNIKLIGDLTPAQRERLLQVANACPVHKILSGTINIETGLTD